The stretch of DNA CAGGGGTTCACACATTCGCTTGACACGACCGCCCTGGCTGCATTGCTGGCTGGATCATTTGCGTCGACCAAGGAAATCGCCCGTCTCGTGGGTGAAGCGGAATTCTCGGTCTTATTTCATCAAGGTAAGAAAGACCATATCCACATGTCGATTGTTGGCGAGCGTTCGATTCTCGTGGTCATTTTTGATGACCGGACTACAATCGGTATGGTGAGACTCTATGCCAAGGAATCCGCCATCGAGCTTGGCAAGGTTTTCCAGGATGTCTCGACCAAGAGCAAACCGCAGGAACTTTCGAAGGACTTCGGGGATATTGCTCAAACCAAGTTGGATGATATTTTTCAGGATTAGCCAATGCCAGTGATTTTTATCTGAAAAAGCATATCTCGGCACCATGACACTTTGATTGCGGAATAAATAACTATGTCTGCTGAACTCAGCGCAATGCTCGTCCAAGCCGGTAAAATAACGCCGGAACAAGGGGAGAAAGCGCTTTCCATATCCAAAGAAAAGAAAGAAAAGTTCGAGACTATTCTTGTTCAGCTCGGCGCGGTTACCAGCGAAGAGGAGATATCAACTTTTATCGGTAAGCATCTCAAAATAGGCGCTCTCAGATTAGGCGATGTCGAACTCAACCCTGACATTGTCAAACTTATTCCGTTAGATATTGCCCGCAAATTCAAAGTCATCGCTATCTCCAAAATCAACAAGACCCTTCTTGTTGCGGTCAGTGATCCGAATAATATCTACGTTCTCGACGCCATAAAGTTTATAACCGGATGTACCATTCAGCCGGTCATATCTCCGGAAAAGGCAATCGAGAAAGCGATTGACGCCTACTATTCTGATAAGGGCGGATTATCTGAAATAGTGAGGGGAATGGAAGAAGACGGCGGACTCGAGGTTCTCGAATCTGAGTCCGGACCAACCGATACCGATCTACTCTCCGCGATTCAGGATAAGCCGCTTGTCAAACTGGTCGATTCAATCATTGGCGATGCCATCCGCATGGGAGCCTCTGATATTCATTTTGAAATGTATGAAAAGCGAATCCGCGTGCGGTACAGAATAGATGGCGATCTTGAGGAGATGGCACCTCTTCCGTTTAAATACCGTGCGGCGATTGTTTCGCGCATAAAGATCATGGCCGAGCTTGATATTTCCGAGCGGCGTCTGCCGCAGGATGGTCGTATCAAAGTCAAGATTTCAGGTCGAACGGTTGATCTCCGCGTATCATCACTGCCGACCATTTTTGGCGAAAAAGTGGTGATGCGAATTCTCGATCCTATGGCGCTGAAAGTCGATATGACCAAGCTTGGATTCCGCGTTGAGGACCTTTCAAAATTTGAAGACAAAATACGCCTTCCGTACGGAATCATTTTGGTTACCGGACCGACAGGATCAGGAAAGACCACCACGCTCTATTCGGCATTGCAGCAGCTCAATACGGTAGATGTCAATATCATGACTGCCGAAGACCCTGTGGAGTTTAACTTTGAAGGTATAAATCAGGTTGCCGTTAAATCAGAAATAGGGCTGACGTTTGCAGCGGCTCTACGCTCGTTCTTGCGGCAGGATCCGGACATCATAATGCTTGGAGAGATTCGTGACAGCGAAACGGCTGAGATTGCAATCAAAGCCGCGTTGACCGGGCATTTGGTCTTCTCCACGCTTCACACCAATGATGCCCCGTCGTCGGTGACTCGTCTCATTGATATGGGAACGCCCTACTATCTGGTTGCGTCGGCGACCAAACTCATTATGGCTCAACGGATGACTCGCAAAATCTGTCAGAACTGCAAGGAGGAGGTCAATCTTACTCAGGAGCAGGTTGACAGTCTCAAGATTCCCGCGGATGTGAAGAGAAATATTCGATCCTTCAAAGGAATGGGTTGTAAGGACTGTAATAACACAGGTAAGGCCGGGCGAATTGGTATCTATGAGGTTATGCCTATCACAGCAGCGATTGAGGCCGCGATATTATCCAAGGCATCTGACACTGAGCTACGTAAAATAGCTATGGATGAAGGTATGTTTAGTTTGCGTATGTCCGCTGTTGATAAAATGAAACAGGGGATAATCAGTCTTGATGAAGTCTTTGCCGTGACCGCTGGCAATTAGTCTTTTTTCGGCGATGAAACGTCGCTCATAATCCATCGTTTACCCTATTTCTTCCGGCCCTTTTCACGTCAAGAATTCACTCTAATTACCGATATAATGCATAGACAGCCATTCGGCACGATTATGAAATATTAAACGTGTAGTGGAGATATGCATGAGTTCATTGCGTGAATTATTGGAACAGATGGTAAAGATGGGCGCTTCGGACCTGCATTTGACCACAGGCTCGCCACCCGTCCTCCGTGTTGATGGAAAACTTCAGCGCCTGAAGCTTGATATACTTACCCCTGAGCAGACTCGAAAAATCGCTTATTCAATGCTCAATGAGAAGCAGAAACTCAAATTTGAGCAAACTTGGGAGCTCGATTTTTCGTTTGGAATTGAAGCGCTGAGCCGGTTTCGCGCAAATATGTTTATGCAGAGAGGAAATGTCGCCGTTGCGCTGCGGCAAATTCCCTATAAAATAAAGACATTTGAGGAACTCGGTCTGCCTAAAGTCATCGCGGAATTTGCTTCTCTTCCTCGGGGCTTAATTCTTGTCACCGGCCCGACCGGATCAGGAAAGTCATCGACGCTCGCGGCGATAATAGACAAGATAAATCGTGAGCGCGCAGTTCATATCATCACTATCGAAGACCCAATCGAATATCTGCACCGCCATCAGATGGCATTGGTAAACCAGCGCGAGGTCTACTCGGATACTAACTCCTTCTCGACCGCTCTGAAATATGCGCTCCGTGAAGATCCCGATGTTGTTCTTGTTGGTGAAATGCGCGACTTGGAAACCATTGAAGCAGCGCTATCCATCTCCGAGACCGGACACTTGGCTTTCGCGACGTTACATACCAACTCATGCGCTGAAACCATCAATCGAATTGTGGACGTCTTTCCGACCAACCAACAGGAACAGATTCGCATTGGCCTCTCATTTACCCTGCAGGCGGTTGTCTCACAGATATTGATACCGCGAATCAGCGGGGGACGGGTAATGGCTATGGAAATCATGGTTGTCACACCGGCTATCCGGGCAATCATTCGAGACGACAAGGTTCATCAATTGTATTCGATGATTCAAGCCGGACAGAAATTTGGTATGAAGACAATGAATCAGTCGCTAGGTGAATTGTATCAAGGCGGGAAAATAACAATAAACGACGCAATGAGTTATTCCTCAAATACACAGGAGCTTTCGGAAATGCTCCAGCGTCAAAAAACCCCGGCTTATTCCTGAGCTCTACGATAAGAAAGGATTTGCGCGATGCCAGTATTTGAATACAAGGGTAAGACGCTCGCGGGAGCGACAGTTCATGGCCAAATGAAGGCTAACACCAAGGCCGACCTTGAACGCGTACTCAGACAAAACCGTATATTGGTTTCTTCGATTAACAAGAAAGCCGCCGAGATACAAATAAAATTCGGCACAGGTATCAAGCGAATTGAAATCTCGCGCTTCACGCGTCAGTTTGCGACCATGATCGGAGCCGGACTTCCGATGGTACAGTGTCTCGATATTCTCTCCCAGCAGAGTGAGAATAAGGAGATGGCCAAAATTGTCACCCAGGTTAAAGAGTCGGTTCAGGGGGGAGCGACGCTTTCAGATGCAATGTCACGTCATCCCAAAATCTTTGACCAGCTCTATACCAATATGGTCGAAGCCGGAGAGGTTGGCGGCGCGCTTGACACCATCCTGATACGACTTGCAGTCTATCGCGAAAAAGCTGACCAGCTCATTCGAAAAGTAAAGAGCGCGATGGTTTATCCAAGCGTGATCGTGATTGTTGCGGCTGGCGTCACGTTCGGTATGTTGACCTTCATCGTCCCGGTTTTCGCCAAAATGTTTGCAGGCGTAGGCGCGGGATTACCAGGGCCTACGATGGTCGTGCTTGCAATTTCGAATTTTCTTCAAAACAATATCGTGTACATATTTCTTGGCCTGATTGCCACCTCAGCTCTTTTCGTCTGGTGGAAGAAATCCCCTTCCGGGGCATTGACATTTGATCAGATTTTGCTTGCGACTCCGATCTTCGGCACGCTGGTAAGAAAATCATCGGTAGCCCGGTTCACCCGAACGCTGAGCACACTTCTCTCATCGGGCGTCTCGATTCTTGAAGCCTTGGAAATTACGGCAAAGACGGCCGGCAACCTTGTGGTCGCAAAAGCCATTAACAAATCGGTCCTTGCCATCGCTGAAGGTGACACCATAACAGGTCCACTCAAAGAGACCGGTGTATTTCCTCCCATGGTCATTCAGATGATAGGTGTCGGCGAAAAGACGGGTGGTCTCGATGACATGCTGAGTAAAATTGCCGATTTCTACGACGAAGAAGTCAATGAGGCTGTAACAGCGCTGACGTCGATTATCGAACCTGTGATTATTGTTTTTATGGGTGTTGTCATTGGCGGTATCCTTATCGCGATGTATCTCCCGATGTTCGACATCATCGGAAAGATTTAGGCACGACGCCAAGACAGCTATTTATCATGAAAAGTTATCGACCGGTAATCTGAAAAAGGCTGATGAGACGGCGCCCTAATAGGCGCCGTTTACTCGTATGCAAGCAGAAGAACGGTTAAAGCGTTTAGGTTGGTTTCTCCCGCTCCGGCTTGCCTCCTATGTCATAATCATGGCAGTGGTGGTAGTCTGGATGCGCTATCCGACTTTTCTCCAGCCCCTCATTATTCTGTATTCTCTACTCACCCTCGGTTTCACTTTTACCATTGCATCTCAACGTAGACTCAAACTTGACAGTCTTACCCAGGCGCTGGTTGCGCTCCAGTTCATATTTGAAATATCCATAGAATCCGGCATCATCTACGCGACAGGAAACGTCAATTCCCCGTTTTCTGGTCTATTCATTCTTACCATCGTCTCCGCCGCCTTGGCCTATCGCCTGATCGGAACGCTGGTCATTGCCTCATTTGTTTCGTTCGCATATGCATTCATTGTAAAGTTCGGCTATGATCAAGTCGGTTCCGTCGCGTTCTCCTTTGATTCAATAGCATCATTTCTATCCATACCGGAACAGGTCCTGTACTCGATATTTCTGCATGTTCTGATATTTTTTCTGATCGCCTTTATTTCGGGTTATCTTGCCGAGCGTTTGAGCAAGCAGGACAAAAGACTCGCCGATGCCTCAAGAGCGCTTAAACGAGCTCAACTTGAGACTGACGATATTTTACGCCACCTAAATTCTGGACTGCTTACGCTCGATGCTCAAGGTTATCTCATTTATTTCAATCGAGCAGCAGAGCGGATACTGGGCTACTCTGAGGCGACCGTAAAAGGCCTGCTTTGTAGCGAAGTATTTGCCGAGCGCATGCCATACCTTTCGACAGCTTTGCTTGATGGCCTTCATTCCCACCTTGGTTATCCGCGAAAAGAAGTTGAGATAATTGACAATGAAGGCAAGGTTGTACCCCTAGGATTGTCAACATCCGTACTGCTCGAAGAAAACGGTAGCCTACGTGGAGTCATTGCCATCTTCTCTGATCTTACCGAAGCCAAAGAAATGGAGAACAAAGTTCGTGCCGCCGATCGAATGGCTGCCATAGGAGAACTTTCGGCCTCGATAGCCCATGAGATAAGAAATCCGCTTGCAGCGATCTCAGGATCGGTTGAAGTCCTAAATCAAGAACTTCGCCTCAGCGGAGATAACGGCCGGCTTATGGACCTGATTGTCAAAGAATCGCACCGGCTCGGCAAGATTCTCAGCGAATTTCTTACCTATGCCCGTATCGACCGGCCCGTCTACCGCAAGGTAGAATTGTGCCACATTATAAGCGATGTCATCGAACTGGTTCGTCACCATGATTCATATCGTCCGAATATTACTATGTCGCTCAACAGTCAGGAATCGACTGTTTATGTGTTCAGCGATGAAGACCTTATCAAACATCTCTTGATAAATTTAGCGCTCAATGCCTGCGAGTCGTTCGAAGGCGTCGAAGGCAAAGTCACATTTGTTGTATCACTGCACCCATCGGGTTCAATTGTGGATCTCTGCGTACAAGACGACGGCCCCGGAATCCCTGAGCATATCCATGACAAAGTATTTCAGCCATTTTTCTCCACCAAAAAAGAAGGAACAGGTCTTGGATTGGCAATTGTCCATAGAATCGCGTCATCGCTGAGGCTTCAGATAGGCCTCGAGTCCTCTTATCAAAATGGGACTTCCTTCATGATCCATTTCCAAGGATACCCAACTGGGAAGACAGATAATCCGCGAGAGCAATACCGCGAGAAAGCCAATTTGCTTCCTGTTGGTCGATAGGATTCTACTTTTACCTTGCTTTTC from Candidatus Zixiibacteriota bacterium encodes:
- a CDS encoding ATP-binding protein, with translation MQAEERLKRLGWFLPLRLASYVIIMAVVVVWMRYPTFLQPLIILYSLLTLGFTFTIASQRRLKLDSLTQALVALQFIFEISIESGIIYATGNVNSPFSGLFILTIVSAALAYRLIGTLVIASFVSFAYAFIVKFGYDQVGSVAFSFDSIASFLSIPEQVLYSIFLHVLIFFLIAFISGYLAERLSKQDKRLADASRALKRAQLETDDILRHLNSGLLTLDAQGYLIYFNRAAERILGYSEATVKGLLCSEVFAERMPYLSTALLDGLHSHLGYPRKEVEIIDNEGKVVPLGLSTSVLLEENGSLRGVIAIFSDLTEAKEMENKVRAADRMAAIGELSASIAHEIRNPLAAISGSVEVLNQELRLSGDNGRLMDLIVKESHRLGKILSEFLTYARIDRPVYRKVELCHIISDVIELVRHHDSYRPNITMSLNSQESTVYVFSDEDLIKHLLINLALNACESFEGVEGKVTFVVSLHPSGSIVDLCVQDDGPGIPEHIHDKVFQPFFSTKKEGTGLGLAIVHRIASSLRLQIGLESSYQNGTSFMIHFQGYPTGKTDNPREQYREKANLLPVGR
- a CDS encoding type II secretion system F family protein, with amino-acid sequence MPVFEYKGKTLAGATVHGQMKANTKADLERVLRQNRILVSSINKKAAEIQIKFGTGIKRIEISRFTRQFATMIGAGLPMVQCLDILSQQSENKEMAKIVTQVKESVQGGATLSDAMSRHPKIFDQLYTNMVEAGEVGGALDTILIRLAVYREKADQLIRKVKSAMVYPSVIVIVAAGVTFGMLTFIVPVFAKMFAGVGAGLPGPTMVVLAISNFLQNNIVYIFLGLIATSALFVWWKKSPSGALTFDQILLATPIFGTLVRKSSVARFTRTLSTLLSSGVSILEALEITAKTAGNLVVAKAINKSVLAIAEGDTITGPLKETGVFPPMVIQMIGVGEKTGGLDDMLSKIADFYDEEVNEAVTALTSIIEPVIIVFMGVVIGGILIAMYLPMFDIIGKI
- a CDS encoding roadblock/LC7 domain-containing protein produces the protein MADDSLIIYEEEITKIDALLNKMLKGADAKCALLVDKDGYLITRQGFTHSLDTTALAALLAGSFASTKEIARLVGEAEFSVLFHQGKKDHIHMSIVGERSILVVIFDDRTTIGMVRLYAKESAIELGKVFQDVSTKSKPQELSKDFGDIAQTKLDDIFQD
- the pilB gene encoding type IV-A pilus assembly ATPase PilB, translating into MSAELSAMLVQAGKITPEQGEKALSISKEKKEKFETILVQLGAVTSEEEISTFIGKHLKIGALRLGDVELNPDIVKLIPLDIARKFKVIAISKINKTLLVAVSDPNNIYVLDAIKFITGCTIQPVISPEKAIEKAIDAYYSDKGGLSEIVRGMEEDGGLEVLESESGPTDTDLLSAIQDKPLVKLVDSIIGDAIRMGASDIHFEMYEKRIRVRYRIDGDLEEMAPLPFKYRAAIVSRIKIMAELDISERRLPQDGRIKVKISGRTVDLRVSSLPTIFGEKVVMRILDPMALKVDMTKLGFRVEDLSKFEDKIRLPYGIILVTGPTGSGKTTTLYSALQQLNTVDVNIMTAEDPVEFNFEGINQVAVKSEIGLTFAAALRSFLRQDPDIIMLGEIRDSETAEIAIKAALTGHLVFSTLHTNDAPSSVTRLIDMGTPYYLVASATKLIMAQRMTRKICQNCKEEVNLTQEQVDSLKIPADVKRNIRSFKGMGCKDCNNTGKAGRIGIYEVMPITAAIEAAILSKASDTELRKIAMDEGMFSLRMSAVDKMKQGIISLDEVFAVTAGN
- a CDS encoding type IV pilus twitching motility protein PilT, with protein sequence MSSLRELLEQMVKMGASDLHLTTGSPPVLRVDGKLQRLKLDILTPEQTRKIAYSMLNEKQKLKFEQTWELDFSFGIEALSRFRANMFMQRGNVAVALRQIPYKIKTFEELGLPKVIAEFASLPRGLILVTGPTGSGKSSTLAAIIDKINRERAVHIITIEDPIEYLHRHQMALVNQREVYSDTNSFSTALKYALREDPDVVLVGEMRDLETIEAALSISETGHLAFATLHTNSCAETINRIVDVFPTNQQEQIRIGLSFTLQAVVSQILIPRISGGRVMAMEIMVVTPAIRAIIRDDKVHQLYSMIQAGQKFGMKTMNQSLGELYQGGKITINDAMSYSSNTQELSEMLQRQKTPAYS